In Drosophila nasuta strain 15112-1781.00 chromosome 2R, ASM2355853v1, whole genome shotgun sequence, a single genomic region encodes these proteins:
- the LOC132785850 gene encoding sodium-independent sulfate anion transporter, translating to MSAKDTGHVNGAFNGTEVSLDIPTNTLYHTSRDCIVQQEEEPIKSRSWTDSCRRACDNIFRMKTLQKRFPIFVWLPQYKKDYIFGDIVAGISVALTVIPQALAYAGIAGLDLQYGLYACFLGCFIYIFTGSSKDVPIGPTAISALLSFQIAGGSWQMATLLTFLTGLIEILMGIFRLGFLIDFVSGPVGAGFTSAVSLIIFSSQMKDLLGIHTSGNTFLQVWISIINDIHNISWPDFVLGLICIVLLLSLRALASCSVGPKQGKSTCQTLLTGIFWTVGTARNALLVCGTAGLGYWLSVSGNEELVRTVGFVPKGLPEFRPPPFHMDAVYNETTGELVSDAQSFWDMVSTLGSGLIVVPLIALLETMAVVQAFADGKPTDATQELIASGICNVANSFVQGLRSNGGVARGAILNASGVRTQLSNLYTGVIVIIALLYLTPCFYYIPKAALAAIIIAAVVFMVQYRVIKPMWHSKKTDLIPGLGAFFACLVLPLQLGILVGIGINVIFILYQAARPKLRIETLSTPEGERYLMLTPDRCLIFPSMEFVRKVINKQGVKSTLPVVIDCSHIYGADFTAAKVISMMVMDFAQRQQPLFFYNLQSRVAQVFEGLNKDLVAIYDISTLHAKLAEKTPT from the exons ATGAGCGCCAAAGATACAGGCCATGTGAATGGCGCCTTCAATGGCACCGAAGTGTCCCTTGACATACCCACAAATACCCTGTATCACACATCGCGGGACTGCATCGTGCAGCAGGAAGAGGAACCGATCAAATCCCGCAGCTGGACGGACAGCTGTCGACGCGCTTGTGACAACATCTTTCGCATGAAGACGCTGCAGAAACGTTTCCCGATCTTCGTTTGGCTGCCGCAGTACAAAAAGGATTACATATTTGGCGATATTGTTGCCGGCATTTCGGTTGCTCTCACTGTGATACCTCAGGCATTGGCTTATGCTGGCATTGCTGGACTCGATTTGCAGTATGGCTTGTATGCCTGTTTCCTGGGCTGCTTCATCTACATCTTCACCGGCTCCAGCAAGGATGTCCCAATTGGTCCCACCGCAATTTCAGCGCTGCTTTCATTCCAAATCGCCGGCGGCAGCTGGCAAATGGCCACGTTGCTGACCTTTCTCACGggtttaattgaaatactGATGGGCATCTTTCGACTTGGCTTCCTCATCGATTTTGTCTCGGGTCCAGTTGGTGCTGGCTTCACAAGCGCCGTCTCGCTGATCATCTTCAGTTCACAGATGAAGGATCTGCTCGGCATACACACGAGTGGAAATACTTTCCTCCAAGTCTGGATTAGCATCATCAACGACATTCACAACATTAGCTGGCCCGACTTTGTGCTCGGTCTCATCTGCATCGTTTTGCTGCTCAGCTTGCGCGCCTTGGCCAGCTGCAGTGTGGGTCCCAAGCAGGGTAAATCCACCTGCCAAACACTGCTCACTGGCATCTTCTGGACTGTCGGCACTGCCCGGAATGCGCTTCTTGTTTGCGGCACTGCTGGCTTGGGTTACTGGCTGTCTGTCAGTGGCAACGAGGAACTGGTTCGCACTGTGGGCTTTGTGCCCAAGGGTTTGCCTGAGTTTCGGCCACCACCTTTCCACATGGATGCCGTGTACAACGAAACTACGGGTGAACTAGTTTCGGATGCTCAAAGCTTCTGGGACATGGTCAGCACACTAGGCTCTGGTTTGATTGTGGTGCCGTTGATCGCGCTTCTGGAAACGATGGCGGTGGTGCAAGCTTTTG CTGATGGAAAACCCACCGATGCCACCCAGGAGCTGATTGCCTCTGGCATCTGCAACGTGGCCAACTCCTTTGTCCAGGGTCTGCGCAGCAACGGCGGCGTTGCTCGTGGCGCCATTCTCAATGCCAGCGGCGTGAGGACACAACTCTCAAATCTCTACACAGGCGTCATTGTTATCATTGCGTTGCTCTATCTCACACCTTGCTTCTACTACATTCCCAAAGCAGCGTTGGCTGCGATCATCATAGCTGCTGTCGTCTTTATGGTTCAATATCGAGTCATTAAGCCCATGTGGCATAGCAAAA AAACTGATCTGATACCCGGTCTTGGTGCTTTCTTTGCTTGCTTGGTGCTGCCTCTGCAGCTGGGCATTCTCGTTGGCATTGGCATCAATGTGATCTTTATTCTCTATCAGGCAGCGCGTCCCAAGCTGCGCATTGAAACGCTTTCG ACTCCTGAGGGCGAGCGTTATCTGATGCTAACGCCGGATCGCTGTCTAATCTTTCCCTCGATGGAGTTTGTGCGCAAGGTGATCAACAAGCAGGGCGTCAAATCAACGCTACCCGTGGTGATCGATTGTAGCCATATCTATGGGGCTGATTTCACGGCTGCCAAGGTGATATCGATGATGGTCATGGATTTTGCGCAGCGTCAGCAACCGCTGTTCTTCTACAATCTACAGTCGCGTGTGGCCCAAGTCTTTGAGGGTCTCAACAAAGATCTGGTCGCTATCTACGATATCAGCACGCTGCATGCGAAACTAGCAGAGAAGACGCCAACATAA